A portion of the Carcharodon carcharias isolate sCarCar2 chromosome 18, sCarCar2.pri, whole genome shotgun sequence genome contains these proteins:
- the adamts1 gene encoding A disintegrin and metalloproteinase with thrombospondin motifs 1, with protein sequence MNAVLGLVLLPLLAALSPAGQALGARPEETLVYPVRLDEKLEEVEGGAGGLRSGGSPAEMGQKKVVYRLQAFGQRFVLELEPDQSFLAPAVTLQRLGQPKSGNAVEEEEEVVVEEEEEEQDPDLRHCFYSGTVNSLPGTLAAVSLCHGIQGAFVIGGAEYHIQPTNLTGPGDIPPHLIRKTRPRSSGSPGGTKCGVNDQDTPQTTGSTQSQQSAPEATPSEPAGHQRAKRFVSSPRYVETLLVADHSMAEFHGSGLKHYLLTLMSVAAKLYKHPSIKNSISLVVVKILVVYEKEKGPDVSSNAALTLRNFCTWQRQHNPSSDRNAEHYDTAILFTKMDLCGAQTCDTLGMADVGTICDPSRSCSVIEDDGLQASFTAAHELGHVFNMPHDDARQCLHTVGLTGNSHMMASTLSNLDRNQPWSACSAYMITSFLDNGHGECLLDKPQKPLQLPGELPGSTYNADRQCQFTFGEESRLCPDAGNTCSLLWCTGMSGGMLICQTKHFPWADGTSCGEGKWCLEGKCVNQTSMKDYNTPVHGSWGPWGPWGECSRTCGGGVQYSFRHCDNPVPQNGGKYCEGKRVQYKSCNTMDCPVNNGKTFREEQCEVYNDLSKSTVFGGMPAVEWIPKYAGVSPKDRCKLICRAKGTGYYYVLQPKVADGTPCSPDSTSVCVQGQCVKAGCDRVIGSNKKFDKCGVCRGKGTTCKKIAGSLDRSKPGYQEVVTIPAGATNIDIKQRSLRGARHDGNYLALKKVDGTYLLNGEYTLSTLEQDISFQGTILRYTGSSVSLERIRSFGALKEPLIVEVLTVGDSLRPRIKFTFFVKKSLQHQPAKPYPKKESFNAIKETVNSEWVIGEWGECSKSCGLGWQRRAVECTDIYGSPATDCVKELKPDDLRLCADTPCPRWLLGEWSVCSKTCGKGFRKRSLKCVMRDGHVLPQESCNMSKKPKHLIGLCTIRACS encoded by the exons ATGAACGCGGTGCTCGGGCTGGTTTTGCTGCCGCTTCTGGCCGCCCTGTCCCCCGCCGGGCAGGCTCTGGGCGCTCGCCCTGAGGAGACTCTGGTCTACCCGGTGCGGCTGGACGAGAagttggaggaggtggagggcggAGCCGGGGGTCTCCGGTCCGGGGGCAGCCCGGCCGAGATGGGGCAGAAGAAGGTGGTCTACCGGCTTCAAGCCTTCGGGCAGCGGTTCGTCCTGGAGCTCGAGCCCGATCAGAGTTTCCTGGCCCCGGCTGTCACCTTGCAACGCCTGGGGCAACCCAAGTCTGGCAACGccgtggaggaggaggaggaggtggtggtggaggaggaggaggaagaacagGACCCCGACCTCCGCCACTGCTTCTACTCCGGCACCGTCAACTCCCTGCCCGGCACGTTGGCGGCGGTCAGCCTCTGCCATGGAATCCAGGGCGCTTTCGTGATCGGAGGAGCCGAGTACCATATCCAGCCGACCAATCTGACGGGGCCAGGGGACATCCCGCCTCACTTAATCCGAAAGACAAGACCGAGATCCTCAGGCAGCCCTGGTGGTACCAAGTGCGGG GTAAACGATCAAGATACACCCCAGACAACCGGGAGCACTCAAAGCCAACAATCTGCACCAGAGGCCACTCCATCAGAACCCGCTGGGCACCAAAGAGCCAAGAGATTTGTCTCATCCCCTCGCTATGTGGAGACCTTGCTGGTAGCAGATCATTCAATGGCAGAGTTCCATGGCAGTGGGCTCAAGCACTATCTCCTGACCTTAATGTCGGTGGCTGCCAAATTGTATAAGCACCCGAGCATCAAAAACTCTATCAGCTTGGTGGTGGTGAAGATCCTGGTTGTCTACGAGAAGGAGAAGGGACCTGACGTGTCTTCTAATGCTGCCCTGACCTTGAGGAACTTCTGTACTTGGCAGAGGCAGCACAACCCCTCCAGTGACCGTAATGCAGAGCACTACGATACTGCTATACTCTTCACCAAAATG GATCTGTGTGGAGCCCAGACTTGTGATACTCTTGGGATGGCTGACGTTGGGACAATTTGTGATCCTAGCCGGAGCTGCTCAGTCATTGAGGATGATGGTCTACAAGCCTCCTTCACTGCAGCTCATGAGTTGG GCCACGTGTTTAACATGCCCCACGATGACGCACGGCAGTGTCTTCATACCGTTGGTCTAACTGGGAATTCCCACATGATGGCGTCGACACTCTCCAACTTGGATAGGAACCAGCCTTGGTCTGCCTGCAGTGCTTACATGATCACTTCCTTCCTGGATAATGGGCATG GAGAATGTCTGCTGGACAAGCCCCAGAAGCCACTACAACTTCCTGGTGAACTGCCAGGGAGCACCTACAATGCAGACCGCCAGTGCCAGTTCACCTTTGGGGAAGAGTCGAGGCTTTGTCCTGATGCAGGCAACACCTGCTCATTACTGTGGTGCACTGGAATGTCTGGTGGGATGCTCATCTGCCAAACTAAGCACTTCCCTTGGGCCGATGGTACCAGCTGCGGGGAAGGAAAATGGTGCCTGGAAGGAAAGTGTGTTAACCAGACAAGCATGAAGGATTATAAT ACTCCAGTGCACGGGAGCTGGGGACCATGGGGACCCTGGGGTGAGTGTTCAAGGACATGCGGTGGAGGAGTACAGTACTCATTCAGGCACTGCGACAACCCAGTTCCACAGAATGGTGGGAAGTACTGTGAAGGAAAGCGAGTGCAATACAAATCATGCAACACCATGGATTGCCCAGTTAACAATG GCAAAACATTCCGtgaagagcagtgtgaggtgTACAATGATCTCTCAAAGTCTACTGTCTTTGGAGGAATGCCTGCAGTCGAATGGATTCCAAAATATGCTGGTGTCTCTCCTAAAGATCGATGCAAACTTATTTGCCGAGCAAAAGGCACAGGCTACTACTATGTGCTCCAGCCCAAG GTTGCTGATGGCACTCCATGTAGCCCAGACTCCACTTCTGTCTGTGTTCAAGGACAGTGTGTAAAGGCCGGTTGTGATAGAGTCATTGGTTCGAACAAGAAGTTTGATAAGTGTGGTGTGTGCAGAGGCAAAGGCACAACTTGCAAGAAGATTGCTGGTTCTCTTGACCGTTCCAA ACCTGGATACCAAGAGGTTGTTACCATTCCAGCTGGGGCAACCAACATTGACATAAAACAACGCAGTCTCCGCGGAGCAAGACATGATGGGAACTATCTGGCATTGAAGAAAGTTGATGGCACATACCTGCTCAATGGAGAGTACACTTTGTCAACGCTTGAACAGGACATTTCATTTCAAGGCACAATCTTAAGATACACTGGCTCATCGGTGTCGCTAGAAAGAATTCGTAGCTTTGGTGCCCTCAAGGAGCCCCTGATTGTTGAGGTACTCACAGTGGGAGACTCATTGCGCCCAAGAATCAAATTTACATTCTTTGTGAAGAAAAGTCTGCAGCATCAGCCGGCTAAACCCTATCCCAAAAAGGAGTCTTTTAATGCCATCAAGGAAACAGTAAACTCTGAGTGGGTTATTGGCGAATGGGGAGAGTGCTCCAAGTCATGTGGCCTGGGGTGGCAGCGCAGGGCAGTCGAATGTACGGACATCTATGGGAGTCCAGCTACTGATTGCGTGAAAGAACTGAAGCCTGATGACCTCCGATTGTGTGCAGACACCCCCTGCCCACGGTGGTTGTTGGGGGAATGGTCAGTCTGCTCCAAGACATGCGGGAAGGGCTTTAGGAAAAGGTCTTTGAAATGTGTCATGCGTGATGGCCATGTGCTGCCGCAGGAGAGCTGCAACATGTCAAAAAAGCCAAAACATTTGATTGGCCTTTGCACCATACGGGCTTGTAGTTAA